The following are encoded together in the Fibrobacter sp. UWB10 genome:
- the mnmE gene encoding tRNA uridine-5-carboxymethylaminomethyl(34) synthesis GTPase MnmE — translation MDSQTIVAPMTPAGVSAVAALRVSGSQVRLVVERLFGTKAVKGLVPRMANLGTARDPESGKVLDSLLYIYFESPNSYTGEDVLELYPHGNPLIVRDLLQAIRSIEGVRLAEPGEYTRRAFLNGKMDLTQAESVADVIHSANRAELENAHRLLSGALSKKIATLTAQVKDISARLELDVDFAEEEADPDYDGWQEKFENIRTTILQILNSFRGKANLSRLPLAVLYGAPNAGKSSLVNALLGEDRVLVSNVPGTTRDFVEVRLFLDGGEVRLVDTAGIAEHATDELDALSMKKSREILEEADLKILVLDGTDERTDGALQTRDEIIPDFIVVSKSDLTSCHPELYETKNFSSQVELSSLGKAKRVEGSLCISSKTGAGLAELKSVMNAALFKKSDNAEDLWITSEREKACLEDAYAGVNRVLDLLRRNPAVELLAFEMQLVRRALQSITGEISSEDILQSIFAGFCIGK, via the coding sequence ATGGATTCCCAGACGATTGTAGCCCCGATGACGCCAGCTGGCGTGAGTGCCGTGGCAGCCCTCCGCGTGAGTGGCTCGCAGGTGCGTTTGGTGGTGGAACGCCTGTTTGGAACAAAGGCTGTTAAGGGACTGGTGCCCCGTATGGCGAATCTCGGTACTGCCCGCGACCCGGAATCGGGCAAGGTTCTCGATAGCCTTCTGTACATTTATTTTGAATCGCCGAATTCTTATACCGGCGAAGATGTGCTGGAACTTTATCCGCATGGAAACCCGCTGATTGTACGCGACTTGCTGCAGGCAATCCGCAGCATCGAGGGCGTGCGCCTGGCTGAACCTGGCGAATACACGCGCCGTGCCTTCTTGAATGGCAAAATGGACTTGACCCAGGCCGAATCGGTGGCCGACGTGATTCACAGCGCGAACCGCGCGGAACTGGAAAACGCCCACCGCCTGCTTTCGGGCGCGCTTTCGAAAAAGATTGCTACGCTTACGGCGCAAGTGAAAGATATTTCGGCCCGTCTCGAGCTCGATGTGGATTTTGCCGAAGAAGAAGCCGACCCCGATTATGACGGCTGGCAAGAAAAGTTTGAAAATATCCGCACGACAATCCTGCAGATTTTGAACAGCTTCCGCGGTAAGGCAAATCTGAGCAGGCTCCCGCTGGCCGTTCTTTACGGTGCCCCGAATGCGGGCAAGTCGAGCTTGGTGAATGCGCTCCTCGGCGAAGACCGTGTGCTCGTGAGCAATGTTCCGGGCACCACGCGCGATTTTGTCGAAGTCCGCCTGTTTTTAGATGGCGGTGAAGTCCGACTGGTCGATACCGCAGGCATTGCAGAGCATGCCACCGACGAACTCGATGCGCTCAGCATGAAAAAGTCCCGCGAGATTTTGGAAGAAGCGGACCTCAAAATTTTAGTCCTCGACGGTACAGACGAGAGAACGGACGGAGCCCTACAGACGAGAGACGAGATTATACCTGATTTTATTGTCGTTTCCAAGAGCGATTTGACGTCTTGTCATCCTGAGCTATACGAAACTAAGAACTTTAGTTCTCAAGTTGAGTTATCCTCTTTGGGGAAAGCAAAGCGTGTCGAAGGATCTCTCTGCATTTCTTCGAAAACGGGTGCGGGCCTTGCCGAACTCAAGAGCGTCATGAATGCCGCCTTGTTCAAAAAGTCTGACAACGCCGAAGACCTCTGGATTACCAGTGAACGTGAAAAGGCTTGCCTCGAAGACGCTTACGCCGGCGTGAACCGCGTGCTCGATTTGCTCCGGAGAAATCCGGCAGTGGAATTGCTTGCGTTTGAAATGCAACTTGTGCGCAGGGCGCTCCAGAGTATAACGGGCGAAATTTCGTCCGAAGACATTTTACAATCTATTTTCGCGGGGTTCTGCATTGGAAAGTAG
- a CDS encoding class I SAM-dependent DNA methyltransferase — translation MAKEKKQVSLEAGLWAACNKLRGSVSATDYVNVVLGLLFLRFAYDKFEAQRRALLANEDTKDFVNNPRFYSKENVFYLEETDCWNYLLKNSKKNEIYKQIDDAFNNMEKNNPSLKGALPIGFYRDLHIEANKFSSLMDEINKMKYSTDETDDVIGRVYEYFLRKFCIAAKSEKGEFYTPGNIVELMTEIVQPYTGSVFDPACGSGGMFVQSAEFIKRHKGNKKNITIYGQESNDKTYKLARMNLAIRGLNCNLGDTDASSFTNDKHKDLKADFILANPPFNLKNWRTEEELKNDARWKGYEVPPVSNANYAWILHMISHLSYNGTAAFLLANGALNADGDEYKIRKKLIEEHKVEAIIVLPRDMFYATDISVTLWIVGNHKKEKTVKRDGKNVKLRNRENEILFIDARQLGDGGANEDGFTLLTEESKQRIAQTLFNWQSPDWKNLYKDEAEYCYSAPMSEIIEKDYSLVPSKYIEFIDHDLDIDYKKEMKRIQKEMQEVIAEEVKSQEMLVNAFKGIGYGIK, via the coding sequence ATGGCGAAGGAAAAAAAGCAGGTATCGCTCGAAGCGGGACTTTGGGCTGCGTGTAACAAGTTGCGCGGAAGCGTGAGCGCCACGGATTACGTGAACGTCGTGTTGGGACTTTTGTTCCTGCGGTTTGCCTATGACAAGTTCGAAGCGCAACGTCGGGCTCTCCTTGCAAACGAAGACACGAAGGATTTCGTCAACAATCCGCGTTTTTACTCCAAGGAAAACGTGTTCTATCTTGAAGAGACGGACTGCTGGAACTACTTGCTCAAGAATTCCAAGAAGAACGAAATCTACAAGCAGATTGACGATGCGTTCAACAATATGGAAAAGAACAATCCGTCGCTCAAGGGTGCGCTTCCGATTGGCTTTTACCGCGACCTGCATATCGAGGCGAACAAGTTCTCTTCGCTGATGGACGAAATCAACAAGATGAAATACAGTACCGATGAAACGGACGATGTGATCGGTCGCGTTTACGAATATTTTTTGCGTAAGTTCTGCATTGCAGCAAAGTCCGAAAAAGGTGAGTTCTACACGCCGGGGAATATTGTCGAACTGATGACCGAAATCGTGCAGCCCTATACGGGTTCCGTTTTTGACCCGGCCTGCGGTTCGGGTGGAATGTTCGTGCAGTCGGCTGAATTTATCAAGCGCCACAAAGGCAACAAGAAGAACATTACCATTTACGGTCAAGAATCAAACGACAAAACTTATAAACTGGCTCGAATGAACCTGGCCATTCGCGGCTTGAATTGCAACTTGGGCGATACCGATGCTTCGAGTTTTACGAACGACAAACACAAGGACTTGAAGGCAGACTTCATCCTGGCTAATCCGCCGTTCAACCTGAAGAACTGGCGAACGGAAGAAGAACTGAAAAATGATGCGCGTTGGAAAGGCTACGAAGTTCCTCCCGTAAGCAACGCGAACTACGCGTGGATTTTGCACATGATTTCGCACTTGAGCTATAACGGGACGGCGGCGTTCCTTTTGGCAAATGGGGCGTTGAATGCTGATGGCGATGAATACAAGATTCGCAAGAAATTGATTGAAGAACACAAGGTAGAGGCAATTATCGTGTTGCCGAGAGATATGTTCTATGCGACGGATATTTCGGTGACGCTTTGGATTGTGGGTAATCACAAGAAAGAAAAGACCGTAAAACGCGACGGCAAGAATGTCAAGCTCCGCAATCGCGAAAACGAGATTTTGTTCATTGACGCTCGCCAGCTTGGTGATGGCGGCGCAAACGAAGACGGCTTTACCCTTTTGACGGAAGAAAGCAAGCAACGCATTGCGCAAACGCTTTTCAACTGGCAATCCCCTGATTGGAAAAATTTGTATAAGGACGAAGCGGAATATTGCTACTCTGCCCCAATGAGTGAAATCATTGAAAAGGATTATTCGCTTGTTCCGAGTAAGTATATCGAGTTCATTGACCACGACCTGGATATCGATTACAAGAAAGAGATGAAACGAATCCAAAAGGAAATGCAAGAAGTCATTGCCGAAGAAGTCAAGTCTCAAGAAATGCTTGTGAACGCATTTAAAGGGATTGGGTATGGGATTAAGTAA
- a CDS encoding type II toxin-antitoxin system RelB/DinJ family antitoxin produces MSKVIKNLLIDPELLAQATPILEGLGLTVPQALTIFLRQIVLRRGLPFEVKVPKVP; encoded by the coding sequence ATGAGCAAAGTCATTAAAAATTTGCTGATAGACCCAGAATTATTAGCCCAGGCAACACCGATACTCGAAGGGCTAGGGCTTACAGTGCCGCAGGCGCTTACCATATTTCTGCGGCAAATTGTATTGCGACGCGGGTTACCTTTCGAAGTAAAAGTTCCGAAAGTCCCCTAA
- a CDS encoding restriction endonuclease subunit S, giving the protein MGLSNLTTYKLGDLIEPLDERNSDGRYGANDVRGVSNLKQMMRTKADLFGRDLRKFQIVKPGYFVFNHRTSRNGSKFSVTYNYDSENHIFTEDYVVFRVKEKCLTTLSPKWLYIYFCRAEFDRYVITNSWGSSTEFFNWDDLCDITITLPDFQTQQKYVDIYDAMCANQKAYEKGLDDLKLTCDAYIEELRRKMPCEKIGPYIQECDSKNSIGLTIDSVRGIATSKELIPTKANMDGVSLENYKVVAPLQITYVPDTSRRGDKISLGINKSDKPILVSSISIVFETEKKSLLSEYLMLFFVRSEFDRYARFNSWGSARETFDWNALCDYKIPIPDITTQKNIAEIYKAFNIRKDLNEKLKQQIKNICPILIKGAVEEGKSKRG; this is encoded by the coding sequence ATGGGATTAAGTAATTTGACTACGTATAAATTGGGAGACTTGATTGAACCATTGGATGAACGGAATTCTGATGGGAGATATGGAGCCAATGATGTTCGTGGTGTTAGCAATCTAAAACAGATGATGCGTACAAAGGCGGATTTATTCGGTCGAGATTTAAGAAAATTTCAAATTGTAAAACCTGGATATTTTGTTTTTAATCATCGTACATCGCGTAATGGAAGCAAATTTAGTGTCACATACAATTACGATTCGGAAAATCATATCTTTACCGAGGACTATGTTGTTTTTCGAGTAAAAGAAAAATGTCTTACTACTTTATCTCCTAAATGGCTGTACATCTATTTTTGTAGAGCAGAATTTGATAGATATGTGATTACTAATTCTTGGGGTAGTTCAACTGAATTTTTTAATTGGGATGATTTATGCGATATCACAATCACGCTTCCTGATTTTCAGACACAGCAGAAGTATGTTGATATCTATGATGCAATGTGTGCAAACCAAAAGGCCTATGAAAAAGGCCTTGATGACCTGAAACTCACCTGCGACGCCTACATTGAAGAACTCCGCCGCAAAATGCCCTGCGAAAAAATAGGTCCGTATATACAAGAATGTGATAGTAAAAATTCAATAGGCCTGACCATTGATTCTGTAAGAGGCATCGCCACAAGTAAGGAATTAATACCAACAAAAGCAAATATGGATGGTGTTAGTCTTGAAAATTATAAAGTAGTAGCGCCTTTACAAATTACATATGTTCCAGATACTTCAAGACGTGGTGATAAAATCTCTCTTGGAATTAACAAATCAGACAAACCGATATTGGTTTCTTCCATATCTATTGTGTTTGAAACAGAAAAGAAATCATTGCTTTCTGAATATTTGATGCTTTTCTTTGTTAGATCCGAGTTTGACCGTTACGCTCGTTTTAACTCTTGGGGGTCTGCTCGCGAGACTTTTGATTGGAATGCACTCTGTGATTACAAAATTCCGATACCTGATATAACAACTCAAAAGAATATTGCCGAAATTTACAAAGCATTTAATATTCGAAAAGATTTAAACGAAAAACTCAAACAGCAAATCAAGAACATCTGTCCCATCCTAATCAAGGGTGCTGTCGAAGAAGGTAAATCCAAAAGAGGTTAA
- a CDS encoding glycoside hydrolase family 9 protein yields MNTVCRLLPFAIAASAFADNTFFLNEAGYDLGKPFSAVVQSTEELEGTKWSIYYLRDNMPQTQGLPPQVLAEGVFGKGENPDNWSKSGKYYRIEIPYGFLYEGTYYIDDVTGSPSKSQEFTVGGNQLAKSTLGMVLDYFYDDRADKAPIIEWDQKVPVYGSSGVTRDVRGGWYDASGDVSKYLSHLSYANYLNPQQIPLTVWSLAYAAERIPTLLASTSSKAKTVNEAAYGADFLVRMLDEQGFFYMTVFDNWGMGDRTLCAFSGEDGKKSNNYQTAFREGGGMAIAGLARVAKLGVKGDYTSEQYLAAAEKAYAHLSEKQSIGGNCAYCDDGKENIIDDYTALLAATELFLATGKGVYMNDMESRAGHLADRISNDGYFWSDDAKTRPFWHASDAGLPLIALVRFLEAEMQIEREPCPPEFDCSVSNGEIVYKTALAAVRKHLSWLTTITNKVANPFGYARQTYKTGGNIKDGFFIPHDNESKYWWQGEDARLASLSAAATYTQTALSIVDSGAISKYATDQLDWILGKNPYGTCMMYGIGKKNPAKYDGTSDYDATLKGGIANGITGKSTDGSGIAWDDDGVAYVGFNPEEPWNNWRWVEQWLPHTTWYLNALVARYDENPIKVYNPDAIKPKAIASAKFSVQTQGRMLTVNARGTAKVQVLSLNGAEIATAKLTAGHATLNLDNAQSGIYMVKVDGFGAKKIAIK; encoded by the coding sequence ATGAATACAGTTTGCAGACTCCTCCCCTTTGCGATTGCGGCTTCCGCATTCGCGGATAACACGTTTTTCCTTAACGAGGCGGGCTACGACCTAGGCAAGCCCTTTTCGGCCGTAGTACAAAGCACCGAAGAACTCGAAGGAACCAAGTGGAGCATTTACTATTTGCGCGATAACATGCCCCAAACTCAAGGTTTACCCCCGCAAGTTTTAGCGGAGGGTGTATTTGGTAAAGGCGAAAATCCCGACAATTGGTCTAAAAGCGGAAAATACTATCGCATCGAAATTCCCTACGGTTTTTTATATGAGGGAACGTACTACATTGACGATGTTACGGGCAGCCCCTCTAAATCGCAAGAATTTACCGTAGGTGGAAACCAGCTTGCCAAGAGCACACTCGGCATGGTGCTGGACTACTTCTACGATGACCGCGCCGACAAGGCTCCCATTATCGAATGGGACCAAAAGGTTCCCGTTTACGGCAGTTCTGGAGTCACGCGCGATGTTCGCGGCGGTTGGTATGATGCAAGCGGTGACGTGAGCAAGTATCTTAGCCATCTTTCTTATGCAAACTACTTGAACCCGCAACAGATACCCTTAACGGTATGGTCGCTCGCCTATGCAGCAGAACGCATTCCGACGTTGCTCGCATCGACAAGTTCCAAAGCCAAGACCGTCAACGAAGCCGCCTACGGTGCAGACTTCTTAGTACGCATGCTCGACGAACAGGGGTTCTTCTACATGACGGTGTTCGACAATTGGGGCATGGGAGACCGAACCCTTTGTGCCTTTAGCGGCGAAGACGGCAAAAAGAGCAATAATTACCAGACGGCTTTCCGCGAAGGCGGTGGCATGGCAATCGCAGGCCTTGCCCGCGTGGCAAAACTTGGAGTCAAAGGCGATTACACCAGCGAACAGTACCTCGCTGCAGCCGAAAAAGCTTATGCACACCTCTCTGAAAAACAGAGCATTGGTGGTAATTGCGCCTACTGCGACGACGGCAAGGAAAACATCATCGATGACTACACCGCACTCCTTGCGGCAACAGAATTGTTCCTCGCTACGGGAAAAGGTGTCTACATGAACGATATGGAAAGCCGCGCTGGACACCTGGCCGACCGTATTAGCAATGACGGTTATTTCTGGAGCGACGACGCGAAGACCCGTCCGTTCTGGCATGCAAGCGACGCAGGACTTCCGCTGATTGCATTGGTACGATTCCTCGAAGCAGAAATGCAGATTGAACGCGAACCTTGCCCCCCTGAATTCGACTGTTCAGTCTCCAATGGTGAAATTGTCTACAAGACAGCACTCGCGGCCGTCCGCAAGCACTTGAGCTGGCTCACCACCATCACAAACAAAGTTGCAAACCCCTTCGGTTACGCCCGCCAGACCTACAAGACCGGCGGAAACATCAAGGACGGATTCTTTATTCCGCACGACAACGAAAGCAAGTATTGGTGGCAGGGCGAAGACGCTCGTCTCGCAAGCCTTTCTGCCGCAGCTACTTATACACAGACCGCATTGAGCATCGTTGATTCCGGAGCTATATCCAAGTATGCAACCGACCAGCTCGACTGGATTTTGGGCAAGAACCCTTACGGCACTTGCATGATGTACGGCATCGGTAAGAAGAATCCTGCCAAGTACGACGGCACCTCTGATTACGACGCAACCCTCAAGGGCGGCATTGCAAACGGCATTACTGGCAAGAGCACGGACGGCTCGGGAATCGCTTGGGATGACGACGGAGTTGCCTACGTAGGCTTTAACCCCGAAGAACCTTGGAACAACTGGCGTTGGGTTGAACAGTGGTTACCGCATACCACTTGGTACCTGAACGCACTAGTCGCCCGCTACGATGAAAATCCGATTAAGGTTTACAACCCCGATGCAATCAAGCCTAAGGCTATCGCGAGCGCCAAATTCTCGGTGCAGACTCAGGGCCGCATGCTTACGGTGAACGCCCGCGGAACCGCAAAAGTGCAGGTATTGAGCCTCAATGGCGCAGAAATTGCAACCGCAAAGCTTACCGCCGGACACGCAACGCTGAACCTCGACAACGCGCAGAGCGGTATCTACATGGTCAAGGTTGACGGCTTTGGAGCAAAGAAGATTGCAATAAAGTAA
- a CDS encoding glycosyl hydrolase, whose amino-acid sequence MKFTKTILAFGLAAAATASAAQYEAEDGTATDGAEVATVSAASGSKVVQLKSGNLTFAPVSVEKAGQYTIVIHYMNNYGTSKINNVVVGSTSSAVTFEETEKGKFADVETVMNLAAGENTIAITNSWGWIDVDYIEVKEYEAKAFTLCNAPVTKNATPSAVKLYNFLVNNFGKKTISGVMTGNMDAYTKGDATLHEDVQAVYTAGGKYPALVGVDLMNATGANKESSWFKEYTEKAIDIAKSIWKKGGIPAVTWHWRPGDEVEFYTANGNKTNNTEFDFSEAFVKGTTTWDTTSAQYKAIVGDIDLVSNIFLDLQKEGVAAIFRPLHESGGNWFWWSVNTGKQFAALYQLVYERMVFKNGVNNLIWDFNPKDAATMSWTPGETYYDVLSIDIYNKANDHQSNSAAFIDLTNKGGTNKIISLSENGPIPDVDNMYTDGATWSWWMPWYESPSWNGGYVSQTSAEVWTKNLADERIITLDEMPGWENYAEATSATKVCPTASESAKFDADTSKKEDYKNLMMAVTYKALNDSGANIELQKVPNLTGATTVSLKITNNGSGGADGGIWVGLAFVRNGMEDDGWTWEMSPSTGCWINDGASSTCEFDITKYEDDDKVEHPMDLDKLFSVTLMVAAVGFEGTIIFDELVADNGKVISAFDKTSELFKAATQSKSKIAKIELVDETGAPAAFKPVVAKAGSAAKLSVSGKTVSLTTAKAGLVSVEVFGMNGKRVATLYKGNLAAGTSAFSLADMPKGRYIVRVKGAGLAATQPVLIK is encoded by the coding sequence ATGAAATTCACAAAAACGATTCTCGCTTTCGGTCTCGCCGCCGCAGCAACAGCAAGCGCTGCGCAGTACGAAGCCGAAGACGGCACGGCCACTGATGGCGCCGAAGTCGCCACCGTTTCCGCCGCATCGGGCAGCAAGGTTGTCCAGCTGAAAAGTGGCAACCTTACGTTTGCACCTGTTTCCGTTGAAAAAGCGGGCCAGTACACGATCGTCATCCATTACATGAACAACTACGGTACTTCCAAAATCAACAATGTCGTTGTCGGAAGCACCTCTTCTGCCGTTACATTTGAAGAAACCGAAAAGGGCAAGTTCGCCGACGTTGAAACGGTTATGAATCTTGCCGCAGGCGAAAACACAATCGCCATTACCAATAGCTGGGGCTGGATCGATGTGGACTACATCGAAGTCAAGGAATACGAAGCAAAGGCATTCACACTTTGCAACGCTCCTGTCACCAAGAACGCCACCCCGTCTGCAGTTAAGCTTTACAACTTCTTGGTCAACAACTTTGGCAAGAAGACTATTTCCGGTGTAATGACCGGCAACATGGACGCCTACACCAAGGGCGATGCGACCCTGCACGAAGACGTTCAAGCAGTGTATACAGCTGGCGGCAAGTACCCGGCACTCGTCGGCGTCGACCTGATGAACGCCACCGGCGCTAACAAGGAATCTTCTTGGTTCAAGGAATACACCGAAAAGGCTATTGATATCGCCAAGTCTATTTGGAAAAAAGGCGGCATTCCGGCTGTCACATGGCACTGGCGCCCGGGCGACGAAGTAGAATTCTACACCGCTAACGGCAACAAGACCAACAATACCGAATTTGACTTCTCCGAAGCATTCGTCAAGGGCACCACTACATGGGATACGACTTCCGCCCAGTACAAGGCCATTGTCGGTGACATTGACCTCGTTTCTAACATTTTCCTTGACCTTCAGAAAGAAGGCGTCGCCGCCATCTTCCGCCCGTTGCACGAATCCGGTGGAAACTGGTTCTGGTGGAGCGTCAATACTGGCAAGCAGTTCGCAGCCCTTTACCAGTTGGTCTACGAACGCATGGTCTTCAAGAACGGCGTGAACAACCTGATTTGGGACTTTAACCCGAAGGATGCCGCCACAATGTCTTGGACTCCGGGCGAAACCTACTATGACGTGTTGAGCATTGACATTTACAACAAGGCAAATGATCACCAGAGCAACAGCGCTGCATTCATTGACCTCACAAACAAGGGCGGCACCAACAAGATTATTTCGCTCAGCGAAAACGGCCCGATTCCTGACGTCGACAACATGTACACTGATGGTGCAACATGGAGCTGGTGGATGCCCTGGTACGAATCTCCGTCTTGGAACGGCGGCTACGTTAGCCAGACTTCTGCCGAAGTGTGGACAAAGAACCTCGCCGACGAACGCATTATCACTCTTGACGAAATGCCGGGTTGGGAAAACTACGCCGAAGCAACCTCTGCTACGAAGGTTTGCCCGACTGCAAGTGAAAGCGCCAAGTTCGACGCAGACACCTCCAAGAAAGAAGACTACAAGAACCTGATGATGGCCGTGACCTACAAGGCTTTGAACGACAGTGGTGCAAACATTGAACTTCAAAAGGTTCCCAACCTCACTGGTGCAACGACGGTTTCTCTCAAGATTACGAATAACGGTTCCGGCGGTGCAGACGGAGGCATCTGGGTTGGTCTCGCCTTTGTCCGCAACGGTATGGAAGACGACGGTTGGACGTGGGAAATGTCGCCTTCGACCGGCTGCTGGATTAACGACGGCGCATCTTCGACTTGCGAATTTGACATTACCAAGTACGAAGATGATGATAAAGTGGAACACCCCATGGACCTCGACAAGCTCTTCTCTGTAACGCTGATGGTTGCGGCCGTGGGCTTCGAAGGAACCATAATCTTCGACGAACTCGTCGCCGACAACGGCAAGGTGATTTCCGCCTTCGACAAGACCTCTGAACTCTTCAAGGCTGCAACGCAGAGCAAGTCCAAGATTGCAAAGATTGAACTTGTCGACGAAACTGGCGCACCCGCCGCATTCAAGCCGGTTGTCGCCAAGGCTGGCTCCGCCGCCAAGCTGAGCGTTTCGGGCAAGACCGTTTCTCTCACGACTGCAAAGGCTGGCCTCGTATCTGTCGAAGTATTCGGTATGAACGGCAAGCGCGTGGCAACTCTCTACAAGGGCAACCTCGCCGCAGGCACAAGCGCATTCAGCCTCGCCGATATGCCCAAGGGCCGCTACATTGTGCGCGTCAAGGGCGCAGGCCTTGCCGCCACCCAGCCGGTCTTAATCAAGTAA
- a CDS encoding GRP family sugar transporter produces the protein MESSYIGALLAIFMFGSYMVPLKKWPNYSSWAYLSMMTLGALLSALVVAFYTGTFNVHPIGVFCGLMWVVGGAFCFWAVQAEADLAGAGVRSMGVSILASFLSGVLLFGEQSKFFLSIPAIACFLIGLSRLSPSHGGSVFRNWRSLLGGLAFGTYLIPYKLAVQSGLSMTDVEFLCPFTIGIFVGSQALIAVLEIRRKKMFEYKLVPSVVTVLMGVLWTIGMHGCFWAIDVNGALGYAIGYPLTQLNLLVNLGWGVFVFGEYKTARERIKLLLATFIILAGAVLLTLSKG, from the coding sequence TTGGAAAGTAGTTATATCGGTGCTTTGCTTGCCATTTTCATGTTTGGCTCCTACATGGTACCCCTTAAAAAATGGCCGAATTATTCTAGCTGGGCATACCTTTCGATGATGACCTTGGGCGCGCTTTTGAGTGCGCTTGTCGTGGCGTTCTATACGGGTACTTTCAATGTGCACCCGATTGGCGTGTTTTGCGGCCTGATGTGGGTCGTGGGCGGAGCCTTCTGTTTTTGGGCGGTGCAAGCCGAGGCTGACCTTGCGGGCGCTGGCGTGCGTTCCATGGGCGTGAGCATTCTGGCTTCGTTCCTTTCAGGCGTGCTCCTGTTCGGTGAACAGTCCAAGTTCTTCCTCTCGATTCCGGCGATTGCATGTTTTTTGATCGGGCTTTCGCGCTTGTCGCCGTCGCATGGTGGCTCCGTATTCAGGAATTGGCGCTCGCTTTTGGGCGGCCTTGCCTTCGGTACGTACCTGATTCCCTATAAGCTTGCTGTTCAGTCGGGCCTCTCGATGACCGATGTTGAATTCCTTTGCCCGTTTACCATCGGCATTTTTGTCGGCAGCCAGGCGCTGATTGCCGTGCTTGAAATTCGCCGTAAAAAGATGTTCGAATACAAGCTTGTGCCGAGCGTTGTCACCGTTTTGATGGGTGTGCTCTGGACGATCGGTATGCACGGCTGCTTCTGGGCTATTGATGTGAACGGTGCGCTTGGTTATGCCATTGGCTACCCGCTCACGCAGCTGAACTTGTTGGTGAACCTCGGCTGGGGTGTGTTCGTTTTCGGCGAATACAAAACGGCCCGCGAACGAATCAAGTTGCTCTTGGCGACCTTCATCATTCTCGCGGGCGCTGTGTTGCTAACCCTGTCGAAGGGCTAG
- a CDS encoding aldose 1-epimerase, protein MSQFKLIFRPLGTIPCFVLQRDDGAEFEILSGFGGGLNGWRVPVENTQNTRTSTMLDLLYGYKDEATLRKISPDTNAGCRLTPFPGRTAYAKFTWQGKTYELMNNVSWAPHALHGFLQDKEWEFDSFESENDSCTAVFTCDWPGAFAGFPFPFRATNAITFTGESVSISSTVKNIGNTDMPYSEGWHPYFTLGEKIDNLTMKLPSCSLALLDKADLPTGQYKDDTRFENGRKINDEFINNCFCLKKDVTELQADGSDFINNAHVSLESDRYTLDIWQKAGVEQYNAIQIYTPPDRMSIAIEPMTTEPDALNHHRGLIVIPPGEERTFTFGFHFHEKTGIEL, encoded by the coding sequence ATGAGTCAATTCAAACTAATTTTCCGCCCCCTGGGCACCATTCCCTGTTTTGTTCTTCAACGCGATGACGGAGCCGAATTTGAAATCTTGAGCGGCTTTGGCGGAGGACTCAACGGTTGGCGAGTCCCCGTAGAAAACACGCAAAATACCCGTACCTCGACCATGCTTGACCTGCTGTACGGCTACAAGGACGAAGCCACCCTGCGGAAAATTTCGCCGGACACCAACGCCGGCTGCAGACTCACGCCCTTCCCGGGCCGCACCGCTTATGCAAAATTCACTTGGCAGGGCAAGACCTACGAACTCATGAATAATGTAAGCTGGGCTCCGCACGCCCTGCACGGATTCTTGCAAGACAAAGAATGGGAATTCGATTCCTTTGAAAGCGAAAACGACAGCTGCACCGCCGTATTCACTTGCGACTGGCCAGGCGCATTCGCCGGTTTTCCGTTCCCCTTCCGAGCCACCAACGCCATCACCTTTACAGGCGAAAGCGTCTCTATCTCTTCGACCGTCAAGAACATCGGTAACACCGACATGCCTTATTCCGAAGGCTGGCACCCGTACTTTACTTTGGGCGAAAAGATTGACAACCTAACCATGAAATTGCCCAGTTGCTCGCTCGCCCTGTTGGACAAGGCAGACCTCCCCACCGGACAATACAAAGACGACACGCGTTTTGAAAACGGTCGCAAAATCAATGACGAATTCATCAACAACTGTTTCTGTCTCAAAAAAGATGTCACGGAATTGCAGGCTGACGGCTCTGATTTTATCAACAACGCCCATGTTTCGCTCGAAAGCGACCGCTATACGCTTGACATTTGGCAAAAGGCTGGCGTTGAGCAGTACAATGCCATCCAGATTTATACGCCACCTGACCGCATGAGCATCGCTATCGAGCCCATGACAACGGAACCCGATGCATTGAATCACCACCGTGGCCTCATTGTGATCCCGCCTGGTGAAGAACGCACATTTACGTTCGGTTTCCATTTCCACGAAAAGACGGGAATTGAGCTTTAA